A genome region from Clupea harengus chromosome 7, Ch_v2.0.2, whole genome shotgun sequence includes the following:
- the rtkna gene encoding rhotekin isoform X2: MERFTDMEKLRIFEDLNMMYIRQIALSIQDSDIQKKIDHEIRMRDGACKLLAACSQRDQALEASKNLLTCNARIMAYMSELQRMKEAQVMQRVARRSSESGPLDDRLPCKGKVAISDLRIPLMWKDTEYFKNKGELHRCAVFCLLQLGGEIFDTDMVMVDRTLTDICFENTVIFNEASPGFELRVELYSCCSEDDCSAGSTPRKLASKLSSSLGRTAGKKMRAAMDPGACSPISNGGGATLLLPVSSVPGPKYHLLAHTALSLAHVQDSFRTHDLTIAANEDCSFWVPLYGSVCCRLASQPKCMTQQVMSGRLKVKHGNDSQSCTNVYGVLKGTHLFCYHQQQDMDTNVDPAITIGINKETRIRAAERDPHSKAQSICISNQYGGEEVTHTLLTETRDDTQHWMEAFWQHFYDMSQWKHCCEDLMKIDLPSPKKLAPLTPKQGSLYHEMVIDTSDDIGTVTDILTRQIQEWELRTQLRRGAATPPAWMALFEEEGSPPTTPQPIPRHHHHHQQQLLRSPASPLLSPGRQPGRCGRLLSSQVSLTSDSDSPCSTSPCSRHYGWAADPSFISPSLSSSSSSSSKTRFRPRTLSLDAKLSSLRGRGGVGGGGGGSGGGRVIQCSSPPPTMTSSSTATSSSSVAPHRSPALATLSSSSSTSSTSSNSSEGSSLGGPEGDTPFARPTGARRSLRNLRSKLDPRNWMQSQV, translated from the exons ATGGAGAGATTCACAGACATGGAGAAACTGCGGATATTTGAAGACCTCAACATGATGTATATCCGTCAAATTGCCCTGAGTATACAG GATAGTGACATCCAGAAGAAGATAGACCATGAGATCCGCATGCGGGACGGGGCGTGTAAGCTGCTGGCCGCCTGCTCGCAGAGGGACCAGGCGCTGGAGGCCTCCAAGAACCTGCTCACCTGCAACGCCCGCATCATGGCCTACATGTCCGAGCTGCAGCGCATGAAGGAGGCCCAGGTCATGCAGAGGGTCGCacgcag GTCGTCTGAATCAGGACCCTTGGATGACCGACTCCCATGCAAAGGCAAAGTAGCCATCTCAG atCTTCGCATTCCTCTGATGTGGAAAGACACTGAGTACTTCAAGAACAaaggag AGCTTCACCGCTGTGCAGTGTTCTGTCTCCTGCAGCTGGGAGGGGAGATCTTCGACACAGACATGGTGATGGTGGACCggacactcacagacatctgCTTTGAAAACACTGTCATCTT TAACGAGGCCAGCCCGGGCTTCGAACTGCGCGTGGAGCTGTACAGCTGCTGCTCGGAGGACGACTGCTCGGCGGGCAGCACGCCCAGGAAGCTGGCCAGCAAGCTCAGCAGCTCGCTCGGCCGCACGGCCGGCAAGAAGATGAGGGCCGCCATGGACCCCGGGGCATGCAGCCCCATCAGTAACGGAGGGGGCGCCACTCTGCTGCTGCCGGTGTCTTCCGTCCC GGGGCCGAAATATCACCTCCTGGCTCACACCGCACTCTCACTGGCACACGTGCAGGACAGCTTCCGCACGCATGACCTCACCATCGCTGCCAATG AGGACTGCTCCTTCTGGGTGCCGctgtatgggagtgtgtgctGTCGCTTGGCTTCCCAGCCCAAATGTATGACCCAGCAGGTGATGAGCGGACGCCTGAAAGTCAAG cATGGGAACGACTCTCAAAGCTGCACGAATGTCTACGGTGTCCTCAAGGGGACACACCTCTTCTGTTACCACCAACAACAGGACATGGACACTAATGTGGATCCCGCAATAACAATCGGCATCAACAAA GAAACGAGGATACGAGCGGCAGAGAGAGACCCCCACAGTAAGGCCCAGAGTATCTGCATCAGTAACCAGTATGGTGGGGAGGAGGTGACGCACACCCTCCTCACAGAGACCAGGGACGACACCCAGCACTGGATGGAAGCCTTCTGGCAGCACTTTTACGACATGA gccagTGGAAGCATTGCTGCGAGGATCTGATGAAAATCGACCTGCCGTCACCAAAGAAACTCGCTCCTCTCACTCCTAAGCAAGGCTCCCTCTATCACGAGATGG TTATTGACACCTCGGATGACATCGGCACGGTGACGGACATCCTGACGCGGCAGATCCAGGAGTGGGAGCTGCGCACCCAGCTGAGGCGAGGCGCCGCCACTCCCCCCGCCTGGATGGCCCTGTTCGAGGAGGAGGGCTCCCCGCCCACCACCCCCCAGCCCATCCcccgtcaccaccaccaccaccagcagcagctgctACGCTCCCCGGCCTCCCCGCTCCTCAGCCCCGGTCGCCAGCCCGGCCGCTGCGGCCGCCTGCTCTCCTCCCAAGTGAGCCTGACGTCAGACAGCGACAGCCCGTGCAGCACCAGCCCCTGCTCGCGCCACTACGGCTGGGCCGCCGACCCCTCCTTCATCTCCCCGTCGctgtcgtcctcctcctcctcctcctccaagacTCGCTTCCGCCCCCGAACCCTCTCGCTGGACGCCAAGCTCAGCAGCTTACGTGGGCGAGGGggtgtgggaggaggaggaggaggcagcggAGGCGGCAGGGTCATCCAGTGCTCCTCACCGCCCCCGACCatgacctcctcctccacggccACCTCGTCCTCCTCCGTGGCCCCCCACCGGTCCCCCGCCCTGGCTACCttgtccagctcctccagcaccagctccacctccagcaACTCCAGCGAGGGCAGCAGCTTGGGTGGACCGGAGGGTGACACGCCCTTCGCCCGGCCCACCGGAGCCAGGCGCAGCCTCAGGAACTTGCGCTCAAAACTGGACCCCCGCAACTGGATGCAGAGCCAAGTTTAA
- the rtkna gene encoding rhotekin isoform X3 has translation MNNSKPTRDSDIQKKIDHEIRMRDGACKLLAACSQRDQALEASKNLLTCNARIMAYMSELQRMKEAQVMQRVARRSSESGPLDDRLPCKGKVAISDLRIPLMWKDTEYFKNKGELHRCAVFCLLQLGGEIFDTDMVMVDRTLTDICFENTVIFNEASPGFELRVELYSCCSEDDCSAGSTPRKLASKLSSSLGRTAGKKMRAAMDPGACSPISNGGGATLLLPVSSVPGPKYHLLAHTALSLAHVQDSFRTHDLTIAANEDCSFWVPLYGSVCCRLASQPKCMTQQVMSGRLKVKHGNDSQSCTNVYGVLKGTHLFCYHQQQDMDTNVDPAITIGINKETRIRAAERDPHSKAQSICISNQYGGEEVTHTLLTETRDDTQHWMEAFWQHFYDMSQWKHCCEDLMKIDLPSPKKLAPLTPKQGSLYHEMVIDTSDDIGTVTDILTRQIQEWELRTQLRRGAATPPAWMALFEEEGSPPTTPQPIPRHHHHHQQQLLRSPASPLLSPGRQPGRCGRLLSSQVSLTSDSDSPCSTSPCSRHYGWAADPSFISPSLSSSSSSSSKTRFRPRTLSLDAKLSSLRGRGGVGGGGGGSGGGRVIQCSSPPPTMTSSSTATSSSSVAPHRSPALATLSSSSSTSSTSSNSSEGSSLGGPEGDTPFARPTGARRSLRNLRSKLDPRNWMQSQV, from the exons ATGAATAACTCCAAACCAACACGA GATAGTGACATCCAGAAGAAGATAGACCATGAGATCCGCATGCGGGACGGGGCGTGTAAGCTGCTGGCCGCCTGCTCGCAGAGGGACCAGGCGCTGGAGGCCTCCAAGAACCTGCTCACCTGCAACGCCCGCATCATGGCCTACATGTCCGAGCTGCAGCGCATGAAGGAGGCCCAGGTCATGCAGAGGGTCGCacgcag GTCGTCTGAATCAGGACCCTTGGATGACCGACTCCCATGCAAAGGCAAAGTAGCCATCTCAG atCTTCGCATTCCTCTGATGTGGAAAGACACTGAGTACTTCAAGAACAaaggag AGCTTCACCGCTGTGCAGTGTTCTGTCTCCTGCAGCTGGGAGGGGAGATCTTCGACACAGACATGGTGATGGTGGACCggacactcacagacatctgCTTTGAAAACACTGTCATCTT TAACGAGGCCAGCCCGGGCTTCGAACTGCGCGTGGAGCTGTACAGCTGCTGCTCGGAGGACGACTGCTCGGCGGGCAGCACGCCCAGGAAGCTGGCCAGCAAGCTCAGCAGCTCGCTCGGCCGCACGGCCGGCAAGAAGATGAGGGCCGCCATGGACCCCGGGGCATGCAGCCCCATCAGTAACGGAGGGGGCGCCACTCTGCTGCTGCCGGTGTCTTCCGTCCC GGGGCCGAAATATCACCTCCTGGCTCACACCGCACTCTCACTGGCACACGTGCAGGACAGCTTCCGCACGCATGACCTCACCATCGCTGCCAATG AGGACTGCTCCTTCTGGGTGCCGctgtatgggagtgtgtgctGTCGCTTGGCTTCCCAGCCCAAATGTATGACCCAGCAGGTGATGAGCGGACGCCTGAAAGTCAAG cATGGGAACGACTCTCAAAGCTGCACGAATGTCTACGGTGTCCTCAAGGGGACACACCTCTTCTGTTACCACCAACAACAGGACATGGACACTAATGTGGATCCCGCAATAACAATCGGCATCAACAAA GAAACGAGGATACGAGCGGCAGAGAGAGACCCCCACAGTAAGGCCCAGAGTATCTGCATCAGTAACCAGTATGGTGGGGAGGAGGTGACGCACACCCTCCTCACAGAGACCAGGGACGACACCCAGCACTGGATGGAAGCCTTCTGGCAGCACTTTTACGACATGA gccagTGGAAGCATTGCTGCGAGGATCTGATGAAAATCGACCTGCCGTCACCAAAGAAACTCGCTCCTCTCACTCCTAAGCAAGGCTCCCTCTATCACGAGATGG TTATTGACACCTCGGATGACATCGGCACGGTGACGGACATCCTGACGCGGCAGATCCAGGAGTGGGAGCTGCGCACCCAGCTGAGGCGAGGCGCCGCCACTCCCCCCGCCTGGATGGCCCTGTTCGAGGAGGAGGGCTCCCCGCCCACCACCCCCCAGCCCATCCcccgtcaccaccaccaccaccagcagcagctgctACGCTCCCCGGCCTCCCCGCTCCTCAGCCCCGGTCGCCAGCCCGGCCGCTGCGGCCGCCTGCTCTCCTCCCAAGTGAGCCTGACGTCAGACAGCGACAGCCCGTGCAGCACCAGCCCCTGCTCGCGCCACTACGGCTGGGCCGCCGACCCCTCCTTCATCTCCCCGTCGctgtcgtcctcctcctcctcctcctccaagacTCGCTTCCGCCCCCGAACCCTCTCGCTGGACGCCAAGCTCAGCAGCTTACGTGGGCGAGGGggtgtgggaggaggaggaggaggcagcggAGGCGGCAGGGTCATCCAGTGCTCCTCACCGCCCCCGACCatgacctcctcctccacggccACCTCGTCCTCCTCCGTGGCCCCCCACCGGTCCCCCGCCCTGGCTACCttgtccagctcctccagcaccagctccacctccagcaACTCCAGCGAGGGCAGCAGCTTGGGTGGACCGGAGGGTGACACGCCCTTCGCCCGGCCCACCGGAGCCAGGCGCAGCCTCAGGAACTTGCGCTCAAAACTGGACCCCCGCAACTGGATGCAGAGCCAAGTTTAA
- the rtkna gene encoding rhotekin isoform X1 — MLCRNQTARATIARGSALEMEIRRGKFRRSIFLDTLQDSDIQKKIDHEIRMRDGACKLLAACSQRDQALEASKNLLTCNARIMAYMSELQRMKEAQVMQRVARRSSESGPLDDRLPCKGKVAISDLRIPLMWKDTEYFKNKGELHRCAVFCLLQLGGEIFDTDMVMVDRTLTDICFENTVIFNEASPGFELRVELYSCCSEDDCSAGSTPRKLASKLSSSLGRTAGKKMRAAMDPGACSPISNGGGATLLLPVSSVPGPKYHLLAHTALSLAHVQDSFRTHDLTIAANEDCSFWVPLYGSVCCRLASQPKCMTQQVMSGRLKVKHGNDSQSCTNVYGVLKGTHLFCYHQQQDMDTNVDPAITIGINKETRIRAAERDPHSKAQSICISNQYGGEEVTHTLLTETRDDTQHWMEAFWQHFYDMSQWKHCCEDLMKIDLPSPKKLAPLTPKQGSLYHEMVIDTSDDIGTVTDILTRQIQEWELRTQLRRGAATPPAWMALFEEEGSPPTTPQPIPRHHHHHQQQLLRSPASPLLSPGRQPGRCGRLLSSQVSLTSDSDSPCSTSPCSRHYGWAADPSFISPSLSSSSSSSSKTRFRPRTLSLDAKLSSLRGRGGVGGGGGGSGGGRVIQCSSPPPTMTSSSTATSSSSVAPHRSPALATLSSSSSTSSTSSNSSEGSSLGGPEGDTPFARPTGARRSLRNLRSKLDPRNWMQSQV, encoded by the exons GATAGTGACATCCAGAAGAAGATAGACCATGAGATCCGCATGCGGGACGGGGCGTGTAAGCTGCTGGCCGCCTGCTCGCAGAGGGACCAGGCGCTGGAGGCCTCCAAGAACCTGCTCACCTGCAACGCCCGCATCATGGCCTACATGTCCGAGCTGCAGCGCATGAAGGAGGCCCAGGTCATGCAGAGGGTCGCacgcag GTCGTCTGAATCAGGACCCTTGGATGACCGACTCCCATGCAAAGGCAAAGTAGCCATCTCAG atCTTCGCATTCCTCTGATGTGGAAAGACACTGAGTACTTCAAGAACAaaggag AGCTTCACCGCTGTGCAGTGTTCTGTCTCCTGCAGCTGGGAGGGGAGATCTTCGACACAGACATGGTGATGGTGGACCggacactcacagacatctgCTTTGAAAACACTGTCATCTT TAACGAGGCCAGCCCGGGCTTCGAACTGCGCGTGGAGCTGTACAGCTGCTGCTCGGAGGACGACTGCTCGGCGGGCAGCACGCCCAGGAAGCTGGCCAGCAAGCTCAGCAGCTCGCTCGGCCGCACGGCCGGCAAGAAGATGAGGGCCGCCATGGACCCCGGGGCATGCAGCCCCATCAGTAACGGAGGGGGCGCCACTCTGCTGCTGCCGGTGTCTTCCGTCCC GGGGCCGAAATATCACCTCCTGGCTCACACCGCACTCTCACTGGCACACGTGCAGGACAGCTTCCGCACGCATGACCTCACCATCGCTGCCAATG AGGACTGCTCCTTCTGGGTGCCGctgtatgggagtgtgtgctGTCGCTTGGCTTCCCAGCCCAAATGTATGACCCAGCAGGTGATGAGCGGACGCCTGAAAGTCAAG cATGGGAACGACTCTCAAAGCTGCACGAATGTCTACGGTGTCCTCAAGGGGACACACCTCTTCTGTTACCACCAACAACAGGACATGGACACTAATGTGGATCCCGCAATAACAATCGGCATCAACAAA GAAACGAGGATACGAGCGGCAGAGAGAGACCCCCACAGTAAGGCCCAGAGTATCTGCATCAGTAACCAGTATGGTGGGGAGGAGGTGACGCACACCCTCCTCACAGAGACCAGGGACGACACCCAGCACTGGATGGAAGCCTTCTGGCAGCACTTTTACGACATGA gccagTGGAAGCATTGCTGCGAGGATCTGATGAAAATCGACCTGCCGTCACCAAAGAAACTCGCTCCTCTCACTCCTAAGCAAGGCTCCCTCTATCACGAGATGG TTATTGACACCTCGGATGACATCGGCACGGTGACGGACATCCTGACGCGGCAGATCCAGGAGTGGGAGCTGCGCACCCAGCTGAGGCGAGGCGCCGCCACTCCCCCCGCCTGGATGGCCCTGTTCGAGGAGGAGGGCTCCCCGCCCACCACCCCCCAGCCCATCCcccgtcaccaccaccaccaccagcagcagctgctACGCTCCCCGGCCTCCCCGCTCCTCAGCCCCGGTCGCCAGCCCGGCCGCTGCGGCCGCCTGCTCTCCTCCCAAGTGAGCCTGACGTCAGACAGCGACAGCCCGTGCAGCACCAGCCCCTGCTCGCGCCACTACGGCTGGGCCGCCGACCCCTCCTTCATCTCCCCGTCGctgtcgtcctcctcctcctcctcctccaagacTCGCTTCCGCCCCCGAACCCTCTCGCTGGACGCCAAGCTCAGCAGCTTACGTGGGCGAGGGggtgtgggaggaggaggaggaggcagcggAGGCGGCAGGGTCATCCAGTGCTCCTCACCGCCCCCGACCatgacctcctcctccacggccACCTCGTCCTCCTCCGTGGCCCCCCACCGGTCCCCCGCCCTGGCTACCttgtccagctcctccagcaccagctccacctccagcaACTCCAGCGAGGGCAGCAGCTTGGGTGGACCGGAGGGTGACACGCCCTTCGCCCGGCCCACCGGAGCCAGGCGCAGCCTCAGGAACTTGCGCTCAAAACTGGACCCCCGCAACTGGATGCAGAGCCAAGTTTAA
- the rtkna gene encoding rhotekin isoform X4 translates to MLCRNQTARATIARGSALEMEIRRGKFRRSIFLDTLQDSDIQKKIDHEIRMRDGACKLLAACSQRDQALEASKNLLTCNARIMAYMSELQRMKEAQVMQRVARRSSESGPLDDRLPCKGKVAISDLRIPLMWKDTEYFKNKGELHRCAVFCLLQLGGEIFDTDMVMVDRTLTDICFENTVIFNEASPGFELRVELYSCCSEDDCSAGSTPRKLASKLSSSLGRTAGKKMRAAMDPGACSPISNGGGATLLLPVSSVPGPKYHLLAHTALSLAHVQDSFRTHDLTIAANEDCSFWVPLYGSVCCRLASQPKCMTQQVMSGRLKVKHGNDSQSCTNVYGVLKGTHLFCYHQQQDMDTNVDPAITIGINKETRIRAAERDPHSKAQSICISNQYGGEEVTHTLLTETRDDTQHWMEAFWQHFYDMSQWKHCCEDLMKIDLPSPKKLAPLTPKQGSLYHEMAPSVPPPVCEGLLLQDNAVAAEIRALLSSYYSDSY, encoded by the exons GATAGTGACATCCAGAAGAAGATAGACCATGAGATCCGCATGCGGGACGGGGCGTGTAAGCTGCTGGCCGCCTGCTCGCAGAGGGACCAGGCGCTGGAGGCCTCCAAGAACCTGCTCACCTGCAACGCCCGCATCATGGCCTACATGTCCGAGCTGCAGCGCATGAAGGAGGCCCAGGTCATGCAGAGGGTCGCacgcag GTCGTCTGAATCAGGACCCTTGGATGACCGACTCCCATGCAAAGGCAAAGTAGCCATCTCAG atCTTCGCATTCCTCTGATGTGGAAAGACACTGAGTACTTCAAGAACAaaggag AGCTTCACCGCTGTGCAGTGTTCTGTCTCCTGCAGCTGGGAGGGGAGATCTTCGACACAGACATGGTGATGGTGGACCggacactcacagacatctgCTTTGAAAACACTGTCATCTT TAACGAGGCCAGCCCGGGCTTCGAACTGCGCGTGGAGCTGTACAGCTGCTGCTCGGAGGACGACTGCTCGGCGGGCAGCACGCCCAGGAAGCTGGCCAGCAAGCTCAGCAGCTCGCTCGGCCGCACGGCCGGCAAGAAGATGAGGGCCGCCATGGACCCCGGGGCATGCAGCCCCATCAGTAACGGAGGGGGCGCCACTCTGCTGCTGCCGGTGTCTTCCGTCCC GGGGCCGAAATATCACCTCCTGGCTCACACCGCACTCTCACTGGCACACGTGCAGGACAGCTTCCGCACGCATGACCTCACCATCGCTGCCAATG AGGACTGCTCCTTCTGGGTGCCGctgtatgggagtgtgtgctGTCGCTTGGCTTCCCAGCCCAAATGTATGACCCAGCAGGTGATGAGCGGACGCCTGAAAGTCAAG cATGGGAACGACTCTCAAAGCTGCACGAATGTCTACGGTGTCCTCAAGGGGACACACCTCTTCTGTTACCACCAACAACAGGACATGGACACTAATGTGGATCCCGCAATAACAATCGGCATCAACAAA GAAACGAGGATACGAGCGGCAGAGAGAGACCCCCACAGTAAGGCCCAGAGTATCTGCATCAGTAACCAGTATGGTGGGGAGGAGGTGACGCACACCCTCCTCACAGAGACCAGGGACGACACCCAGCACTGGATGGAAGCCTTCTGGCAGCACTTTTACGACATGA gccagTGGAAGCATTGCTGCGAGGATCTGATGAAAATCGACCTGCCGTCACCAAAGAAACTCGCTCCTCTCACTCCTAAGCAAGGCTCCCTCTATCACGAGATGG ctccctctgtccctcccccggtgtgtgaggggctgctgctgcaggatAACGCCGTTGCCGCCGAGATccgtgctctcctctcctcctattACAGTGACAG TTATTGA
- the rtkna gene encoding rhotekin isoform X5: MLCRNQTARATIARGSALEMEIRRGKFRRSIFLDTLQDSDIQKKIDHEIRMRDGACKLLAACSQRDQALEASKNLLTCNARIMAYMSELQRMKEAQVMQRVARRSSESGPLDDRLPCKGKVAISDLRIPLMWKDTEYFKNKGELHRCAVFCLLQLGGEIFDTDMVMVDRTLTDICFENTVIFNEASPGFELRVELYSCCSEDDCSAGSTPRKLASKLSSSLGRTAGKKMRAAMDPGACSPISNGGGATLLLPVSSVPGPKYHLLAHTALSLAHVQDSFRTHDLTIAANEDCSFWVPLYGSVCCRLASQPKCMTQQVMSGRLKVKHGNDSQSCTNVYGVLKGTHLFCYHQQQDMDTNVDPAITIGINKETRIRAAERDPHSKAQSICISNQYGGEEVTHTLLTETRDDTQHWMEAFWQHFYDMSQWKHCCEDLMKIDLPSPKKLAPLTPKQGSLYHEMGFNMDIFPAN; encoded by the exons GATAGTGACATCCAGAAGAAGATAGACCATGAGATCCGCATGCGGGACGGGGCGTGTAAGCTGCTGGCCGCCTGCTCGCAGAGGGACCAGGCGCTGGAGGCCTCCAAGAACCTGCTCACCTGCAACGCCCGCATCATGGCCTACATGTCCGAGCTGCAGCGCATGAAGGAGGCCCAGGTCATGCAGAGGGTCGCacgcag GTCGTCTGAATCAGGACCCTTGGATGACCGACTCCCATGCAAAGGCAAAGTAGCCATCTCAG atCTTCGCATTCCTCTGATGTGGAAAGACACTGAGTACTTCAAGAACAaaggag AGCTTCACCGCTGTGCAGTGTTCTGTCTCCTGCAGCTGGGAGGGGAGATCTTCGACACAGACATGGTGATGGTGGACCggacactcacagacatctgCTTTGAAAACACTGTCATCTT TAACGAGGCCAGCCCGGGCTTCGAACTGCGCGTGGAGCTGTACAGCTGCTGCTCGGAGGACGACTGCTCGGCGGGCAGCACGCCCAGGAAGCTGGCCAGCAAGCTCAGCAGCTCGCTCGGCCGCACGGCCGGCAAGAAGATGAGGGCCGCCATGGACCCCGGGGCATGCAGCCCCATCAGTAACGGAGGGGGCGCCACTCTGCTGCTGCCGGTGTCTTCCGTCCC GGGGCCGAAATATCACCTCCTGGCTCACACCGCACTCTCACTGGCACACGTGCAGGACAGCTTCCGCACGCATGACCTCACCATCGCTGCCAATG AGGACTGCTCCTTCTGGGTGCCGctgtatgggagtgtgtgctGTCGCTTGGCTTCCCAGCCCAAATGTATGACCCAGCAGGTGATGAGCGGACGCCTGAAAGTCAAG cATGGGAACGACTCTCAAAGCTGCACGAATGTCTACGGTGTCCTCAAGGGGACACACCTCTTCTGTTACCACCAACAACAGGACATGGACACTAATGTGGATCCCGCAATAACAATCGGCATCAACAAA GAAACGAGGATACGAGCGGCAGAGAGAGACCCCCACAGTAAGGCCCAGAGTATCTGCATCAGTAACCAGTATGGTGGGGAGGAGGTGACGCACACCCTCCTCACAGAGACCAGGGACGACACCCAGCACTGGATGGAAGCCTTCTGGCAGCACTTTTACGACATGA gccagTGGAAGCATTGCTGCGAGGATCTGATGAAAATCGACCTGCCGTCACCAAAGAAACTCGCTCCTCTCACTCCTAAGCAAGGCTCCCTCTATCACGAGATGG GTTTTAACATGGATATTTTTCCTGCCAACTGA